One window from the genome of Clostridiales bacterium encodes:
- a CDS encoding orotate phosphoribosyltransferase, with amino-acid sequence MQLFEQSGAVLHGHFILTSGLHSDTYMQCAKLFEFCDISEKLCRMAADKLKKYNADVIVSPAVGAIIFGYELGKQLGLPNMFAEREKDGNFALRRGFELKKGSKVIIAENVVTTGGSVVEVIELVKKLGGEVVAVAEVVDRSGGKVDFGVPNESLLQIDVKTYKPEECPMCKAGTAAVKPGSKGLK; translated from the coding sequence ATGCAGCTTTTCGAGCAGTCGGGTGCGGTGCTTCACGGACATTTTATTCTTACGTCCGGACTTCATTCCGACACGTATATGCAGTGTGCCAAGCTTTTCGAGTTCTGCGATATATCCGAAAAACTTTGCCGTATGGCGGCGGATAAGCTCAAAAAGTACAACGCCGACGTGATCGTTTCGCCGGCTGTCGGCGCTATAATATTCGGCTACGAGCTCGGTAAACAGCTTGGACTTCCCAATATGTTCGCCGAGCGCGAAAAGGACGGCAACTTCGCGTTGCGCCGTGGCTTTGAGCTTAAAAAGGGCAGTAAAGTCATCATTGCCGAAAACGTAGTAACTACGGGCGGCTCGGTCGTGGAAGTTATCGAGCTTGTCAAAAAATTGGGCGGCGAGGTGGTTGCCGTTGCCGAGGTCGTCGACCGCAGCGGCGGCAAAGTTGATTTCGGCGTACCCAACGAGAGCCTTCTTCAAATAGATGTTAAAACGTACAAGCCCGAAGAATGCCCTATGTGCAAGGCGGGCACTGCTGCAGTCAAACCCGGTTCAAAAGGTCTTAAATAA
- a CDS encoding dihydroorotate dehydrogenase → MNLKTTIAGVEFKNPIIAASGTFGFGREYNNFYDVGLLGGISSKGLTLEPRQGNQPVRIAETPSGMLNSVGLQNPGVEAFIEYELPFMRQTGAVVIANAAGACESDYVRIVEILSEADVDMIELNISCPNVKKGGMAFGVDPEGVKHIVGAVRKVCKKPLIVKLTPNVADIAKNALAAENAGADAVSLINTIAAMAVDYKTRKPVLKAVTGGLSGPCVKPIALRMVYECYKSVHIPIIGMGGIMTGKDVCEFMLCGSAAVQVGSANIFDPYAALTIVNELTNLCESDNIDDIRTLIGGISVD, encoded by the coding sequence ATGAACTTAAAAACAACGATAGCGGGCGTAGAGTTCAAAAACCCGATAATCGCGGCTTCCGGCACGTTTGGGTTCGGCAGAGAATACAATAATTTTTACGACGTTGGACTTCTCGGCGGTATAAGCTCCAAGGGACTTACGTTAGAGCCGAGGCAGGGCAATCAGCCCGTTCGTATTGCCGAAACGCCGTCGGGTATGCTCAATAGCGTGGGCTTGCAAAACCCCGGCGTGGAAGCGTTTATCGAGTATGAGCTTCCGTTCATGCGGCAGACTGGCGCGGTCGTAATAGCCAATGCCGCGGGCGCGTGCGAGAGCGACTACGTGCGCATAGTCGAGATATTGAGCGAAGCCGACGTCGACATGATCGAGCTTAATATATCCTGTCCTAACGTTAAAAAGGGCGGTATGGCGTTCGGCGTCGATCCCGAAGGCGTTAAGCATATCGTAGGCGCGGTGAGAAAGGTTTGCAAAAAACCGCTTATAGTCAAGCTTACGCCCAACGTTGCAGACATAGCAAAGAACGCGCTCGCCGCCGAAAACGCGGGCGCGGATGCGGTCAGTCTTATAAATACGATAGCCGCAATGGCGGTCGATTATAAAACACGCAAGCCCGTACTTAAAGCGGTGACGGGAGGCTTAAGCGGTCCGTGCGTAAAACCGATCGCTTTAAGAATGGTATACGAGTGCTATAAGTCCGTTCATATTCCCATCATAGGCATGGGTGGCATTATGACGGGCAAGGACGTTTGCGAGTTTATGCTTTGCGGCTCGGCGGCGGTGCAGGTCGGCTCGGCTAATATTTTCGATCCGTACGCCGCTTTAACAATAGTAAATGAGTTGACAAACCTTTGCGAAAGTGATAATATAGACGATATACGAACACTAATCGGAGGTATATCCGTTGACTGA
- the lspA gene encoding signal peptidase II: MPKKSFKNTAQVCWAFIKRIAKHVWEYLKVAKMEWIVLLAVFAFDLISKTIVEHTVAINTTVVVIPKFFNIHRLHNYAAAFGADFLKSWFGDIGARIFYSVFAVAASVAFVLVLIRQKGKSRWFRVAIALFVAGAMGNCIDRMYLGYVRDFIEFEYFGLTIFGKTTWYVFNIADAALVVGVIMMIIYFLFMMRDKDKEVKHAEVQSVETPAASEENPDSNATNETDNAEPHEETKETENTEDTETAVETAATVTDESDASGENTTTDDKDGGEPTA, from the coding sequence GTGCCAAAAAAATCGTTCAAAAACACCGCCCAGGTATGTTGGGCGTTTATAAAGCGAATAGCTAAGCACGTATGGGAATATCTCAAAGTCGCAAAGATGGAATGGATAGTCCTTTTAGCCGTTTTTGCTTTCGACCTTATATCCAAAACGATAGTGGAGCACACGGTTGCGATAAACACCACCGTCGTGGTAATTCCCAAGTTTTTCAATATCCACAGACTTCATAACTACGCTGCGGCGTTCGGCGCCGACTTCCTTAAAAGCTGGTTCGGCGATATCGGCGCGCGCATATTTTACAGCGTGTTCGCGGTGGCGGCTTCGGTCGCTTTCGTGCTCGTGCTCATTCGGCAAAAGGGCAAGAGCCGTTGGTTCCGCGTTGCGATTGCGCTTTTCGTAGCGGGCGCAATGGGTAACTGCATAGACAGAATGTACCTCGGCTACGTTCGCGACTTTATAGAATTCGAATATTTCGGGCTTACCATTTTCGGCAAAACGACTTGGTACGTGTTCAATATCGCCGACGCCGCGCTAGTGGTCGGCGTTATTATGATGATCATTTACTTCTTATTCATGATGCGCGATAAGGATAAAGAAGTCAAGCACGCCGAAGTCCAGAGCGTGGAAACGCCCGCCGCGAGCGAAGAAAATCCCGATAGTAACGCGACTAACGAAACGGACAATGCGGAACCCCACGAGGAAACAAAAGAAACCGAAAACACCGAAGATACCGAAACGGCAGTCGAAACCGCCGCAACCGTAACCGACGAGAGCGACGCGAGCGGTGAGAATACAACGACAGACGATAAAGACGGAGGCGAGCCTACCGCATGA
- the pyrF gene encoding orotidine-5'-phosphate decarboxylase translates to MADILAERIKAKNNPTVAGLDPRLEYLPDELQKSATSDESAAKALVEFNCSIIDSIKDVVPAVKIQSAFYEAFGHCGVKAMEQTAKYAHDNGLIVMADVKRNDIGTTAEAYAKAFLFGELFDYITVNPYPGIDGIKPFTDACKANGKGIFVLARMSNPSAADIQNMKLENGEPLYMHIGGLIADWGKELIGASGYSAVGAVVGATNPDEARLLRSKLNTVFFLVPGYGAQGGNGKDAAASFDKKGGGAIVNNSRGIIAAYKTDKYKGMSYFDAARASALDMANDLRNALA, encoded by the coding sequence ATAGCAGATATACTTGCGGAACGCATTAAAGCTAAAAATAACCCGACCGTTGCGGGGCTTGATCCTCGGCTCGAATATTTACCCGACGAGCTTCAAAAGTCGGCTACGAGCGACGAGAGCGCGGCAAAAGCGCTTGTCGAGTTCAACTGCAGCATAATCGACAGCATAAAAGACGTCGTTCCCGCTGTAAAAATTCAGTCGGCGTTCTACGAGGCGTTCGGGCATTGCGGCGTAAAGGCAATGGAGCAAACCGCCAAGTACGCGCACGATAACGGGCTTATCGTAATGGCGGACGTCAAGCGCAACGACATAGGCACGACCGCCGAGGCGTACGCGAAAGCGTTTCTTTTCGGCGAGCTATTCGACTATATCACCGTCAACCCGTATCCCGGCATAGACGGAATCAAACCGTTCACCGACGCGTGCAAGGCGAACGGCAAAGGCATATTCGTACTCGCGCGTATGTCCAATCCGTCGGCGGCGGATATTCAAAATATGAAGCTCGAAAACGGCGAGCCGCTGTATATGCACATAGGCGGACTTATCGCCGATTGGGGCAAGGAGTTGATAGGCGCGAGTGGATACAGCGCGGTCGGCGCGGTCGTCGGCGCGACTAATCCCGACGAAGCGCGGCTCCTTCGCAGTAAGCTGAATACCGTTTTCTTCCTCGTGCCGGGCTACGGTGCGCAGGGCGGCAATGGCAAGGACGCGGCGGCTTCCTTCGATAAAAAGGGCGGCGGCGCGATAGTCAATAATTCGCGCGGAATTATTGCGGCGTACAAGACCGATAAGTACAAGGGCATGAGCTATTTTGACGCGGCGCGCGCTTCCGCGCTCGACATGGCGAACGATTTGAGGAACGCGCTTGCGTAA
- a CDS encoding dihydroorotase codes for MMILLKNGTVVNADKIIKTDVLIDGEIITYVTPNIECFGAEVIDCEGKFILPGFIDLHCHLREPGQTHKEDIESGSRAALAGGYTTVCCMPNTTPPLDTPAMMEYVKLRSEKCNNAEVLPIGCITRGQKGAELCEYGEMKKSGAVALSDDGLPVASGSVMLNALKYAKTFGLTVFSHSEDKSISGNGVVNEGENATVSGLRGIPKTAESAAIARDVLLCEEAGAKLHVCHVSTAESVDIIRQAKKRGVDVTCETCPHYFSATDDEILSYNTNAKINPPLRSGGDVAAIIEGIEDGTIDVIATDHAPHSFDEKNKEFDYAPFGTVGLETAFSLAYTQLVMEEIISINDLVRLMSKTPAEILGLTDRGEIKAGARADIAIVEHAEYIVDAQSFKSKSKNSLFDGWRLFGKVVDVFVKGERKTL; via the coding sequence ATTATGATACTACTTAAAAACGGAACGGTGGTAAACGCCGATAAGATAATCAAGACCGACGTCCTTATCGACGGCGAGATAATAACGTACGTTACGCCCAATATAGAGTGCTTCGGCGCGGAAGTTATAGACTGCGAGGGGAAATTCATTTTGCCCGGGTTTATCGATTTGCACTGCCACCTGCGCGAGCCCGGACAAACTCACAAAGAGGATATCGAGAGCGGGTCGCGCGCAGCGCTTGCGGGCGGGTACACGACTGTATGCTGTATGCCAAATACCACGCCGCCGCTCGACACTCCCGCAATGATGGAGTACGTCAAACTTCGGTCGGAGAAGTGCAATAATGCGGAAGTACTGCCGATTGGTTGTATCACGCGCGGACAAAAGGGCGCGGAGCTGTGCGAGTACGGCGAAATGAAAAAATCGGGCGCGGTCGCGCTGTCCGACGACGGGCTACCCGTGGCGAGCGGTTCGGTCATGCTCAACGCGCTCAAATATGCCAAGACCTTCGGGCTTACCGTTTTTTCGCACAGCGAGGATAAGAGCATTTCGGGTAACGGCGTAGTCAACGAGGGCGAGAACGCGACGGTGAGCGGCTTGCGCGGCATACCCAAAACCGCCGAGAGTGCGGCGATCGCGCGCGATGTTTTGCTTTGCGAGGAAGCGGGCGCCAAGCTCCATGTTTGCCACGTGTCCACCGCCGAGAGCGTCGATATTATCCGTCAGGCGAAAAAGCGCGGAGTGGACGTCACTTGCGAAACCTGCCCGCATTATTTTTCGGCTACCGACGACGAAATTCTTTCGTATAACACCAATGCCAAAATCAATCCGCCGCTCCGTTCGGGCGGCGACGTTGCCGCAATAATCGAGGGTATCGAGGACGGTACGATAGACGTTATAGCGACCGATCACGCGCCGCATTCGTTCGACGAAAAGAACAAAGAATTCGACTACGCGCCGTTCGGAACGGTCGGGTTGGAAACTGCGTTCTCGCTCGCATACACGCAGCTCGTGATGGAAGAAATAATAAGCATCAACGATCTGGTTCGTCTCATGAGCAAGACGCCCGCGGAAATTCTCGGGCTTACCGATAGGGGCGAGATCAAAGCGGGCGCGCGCGCCGACATAGCCATAGTCGAACACGCGGAGTATATCGTGGACGCGCAGTCGTTCAAGTCAAAGAGCAAAAACTCGTTGTTTGACGGTTGGCGATTGTTTGGAAAGGTCGTAGACGTATTCGTAAAAGGAGAACGTAAAACATTATGA
- a CDS encoding YggS family pyridoxal phosphate-dependent enzyme encodes MTVDVLKRNIEQVQSNIARACSRSGHKVTLVAATKTVPAELINAAVEFGVKNVGENRVQEYIEKRDGVIGAYWHFIGTLQRNKAKYLVGSVPLIQSVNDAKLAAEIDRLAKKHGIIQDVLIEVNAAGETAKTGAAIESIDELIAYARSLENVRVRGLMAVPPKDAEQSVYDKLYSIFSRYETTDFDILSVGMSGDYEKAIASGSNMVRLGSALFGSRT; translated from the coding sequence ATGACGGTCGATGTTCTAAAACGGAATATAGAGCAAGTGCAGTCTAATATCGCGCGAGCTTGTAGCCGTTCGGGGCATAAAGTAACGCTCGTCGCCGCCACTAAAACCGTGCCTGCGGAATTAATAAACGCCGCCGTAGAATTTGGCGTTAAAAACGTAGGCGAAAACCGTGTTCAGGAGTATATCGAAAAGCGTGATGGCGTTATCGGCGCGTATTGGCACTTTATAGGCACTTTGCAGCGCAATAAGGCAAAGTACCTTGTAGGTAGCGTCCCGCTCATTCAGTCGGTGAACGACGCCAAGCTCGCCGCCGAAATCGATAGGCTCGCCAAAAAACACGGTATCATTCAGGACGTTCTTATCGAAGTGAATGCGGCGGGCGAAACCGCCAAAACGGGCGCGGCGATAGAGAGCATAGACGAGCTTATCGCTTACGCTCGGTCGCTCGAAAACGTCAGGGTGCGCGGGCTTATGGCAGTGCCGCCCAAGGACGCCGAGCAGTCGGTCTACGACAAGCTGTACTCGATTTTTTCGAGGTACGAAACGACAGACTTCGATATTCTGTCGGTCGGCATGAGCGGCGATTACGAAAAGGCGATAGCAAGCGGCAGTAACATGGTCAGGCTCGGCTCGGCGCTTTTCGGCAGCAGGACTTAA
- a CDS encoding HAD family hydrolase: protein MKTLYVTDLDGTLLKKDQTVSEYSKRIINDLISRGELITYATARSGETAGIVTAGLNIKAPSILYNGAFICDASGKIILSHTFTERDKEMISELIAAGIYSIVYAIRNGQEKFSFIPDKISRAGLEFNNTRKTCTRYNPVKTIRELYDGETFYITIIDDCDKLKPFYEKYKKNYNCVFSKDIYSGEYWLEIMHRHANKADAVFELKQMLGCRLVVFGDEKNDIDMFRIADECYAVENAVDELKAIATAVIPDNESDGVAKQLIKLIGN from the coding sequence ATGAAAACGCTGTACGTAACCGATCTCGACGGTACGCTGCTTAAAAAGGATCAAACGGTATCTGAGTATTCCAAGCGCATTATCAACGATCTTATAAGTCGCGGCGAGCTGATCACGTACGCGACGGCGCGGAGCGGCGAAACGGCAGGTATTGTCACGGCGGGACTGAATATAAAAGCGCCGAGTATCCTTTATAACGGTGCGTTTATATGCGACGCAAGCGGAAAAATCATCTTGTCGCATACGTTTACCGAACGCGACAAAGAAATGATTTCCGAATTGATTGCCGCAGGGATATATTCGATAGTTTATGCGATAAGGAACGGGCAGGAAAAGTTTTCGTTTATACCCGATAAAATAAGTCGCGCGGGGTTAGAGTTTAATAATACGCGCAAAACGTGTACTAGATATAACCCTGTTAAAACGATTAGAGAGCTGTACGACGGCGAAACGTTTTATATTACGATCATCGACGATTGCGACAAGTTAAAGCCGTTTTATGAAAAATATAAGAAGAATTACAATTGTGTGTTTTCAAAAGATATCTACTCGGGCGAGTATTGGTTGGAAATTATGCACCGACACGCAAATAAGGCAGACGCGGTGTTTGAGTTAAAACAAATGCTTGGCTGTCGGCTCGTAGTTTTCGGCGATGAAAAGAACGATATAGATATGTTCCGTATAGCAGACGAGTGCTATGCAGTGGAAAACGCGGTCGACGAATTGAAGGCGATAGCAACGGCGGTAATACCCGATAACGAATCTGACGGCGTAGCAAAACAACTTATAAAACTTATCGGCAATTGA
- a CDS encoding aspartate carbamoyltransferase catalytic subunit, which produces MLRKDILGIKDLSKAEVNEILTTAEVMRELIDKNERSTSLRGKNVATLFYENSTRTKNSFELAAKNLGATTTSISVAASSVQKGESLVDTGKTLDALKTDVIIIRHSVAGSPRLLADTVKASVINAGDGMHEHPSQALLDALTAKRRFGNLGGKKVVIVGDIKHSRVARSDALLFSMLGASVTVCAPYSLLPEGIDSLGCDVDTDFNRAIVGANIVIPLRIQLERMDQAFFSSVAEYHEFYGVNEKRLSSCADDFIVMHPGPINRGAEIAGDVADGDSSLILEQVRNGVAVRMAMLQLLASGEN; this is translated from the coding sequence ATGTTACGAAAAGATATACTCGGCATTAAGGACTTATCCAAAGCCGAAGTCAACGAAATACTGACGACCGCAGAAGTCATGCGCGAGCTTATCGACAAGAACGAACGCTCGACCTCGCTCCGCGGCAAGAACGTTGCCACGCTGTTCTATGAGAACTCGACGCGCACCAAAAACTCGTTCGAGCTCGCCGCAAAGAACCTCGGCGCGACGACTACGAGTATATCGGTCGCGGCGTCGTCCGTGCAAAAGGGCGAATCGCTCGTCGATACGGGCAAAACGCTTGACGCGCTCAAAACCGACGTTATAATCATTCGGCACTCGGTTGCGGGCAGTCCGCGGCTTCTCGCCGACACGGTAAAGGCGAGCGTTATCAACGCGGGCGACGGTATGCACGAGCACCCGTCACAGGCGCTACTCGACGCGCTCACCGCCAAACGCCGTTTCGGCAATCTCGGCGGCAAGAAAGTTGTTATAGTAGGCGATATCAAGCATTCGCGCGTGGCGCGCAGCGACGCGTTGCTGTTCAGTATGCTCGGCGCGAGCGTCACCGTGTGCGCACCGTACTCCCTTCTTCCCGAGGGTATCGACAGCCTCGGCTGCGACGTAGATACCGATTTCAACAGAGCGATAGTCGGCGCGAATATCGTCATACCGCTGAGAATACAGTTAGAGCGCATGGATCAGGCGTTCTTCTCGTCGGTTGCCGAGTACCACGAGTTCTACGGCGTGAACGAGAAGCGGCTCAGTTCTTGCGCCGACGACTTTATCGTCATGCACCCCGGACCTATCAACCGCGGCGCGGAGATAGCGGGCGACGTTGCGGACGGCGACAGCAGCCTTATTTTGGAACAGGTCAGGAACGGTGTGGCGGTGCGCATGGCAATGCTTCAACTTCTGGCGTCCGGGGAGAACTGA
- the sepF gene encoding cell division protein SepF yields the protein MANGDFFDAFLRGGSNYNGGEPPYYEDTHDANGNYTGPSRGFAPQQNPQPTTPPYYGAQQAQPSYTPPPQPQYQNNATGYTPPPTTAHQRTEYNLGNPPRFAQVPPPNTNPQPIPLPNANQYIPPQLNQNFVVYQPRSTADVEQLIAYLRRREPALVDLDPIADSPDAQRLMDFISGAAYALGDGVLTIRRNLFLITPDTIDVLKPESEK from the coding sequence ATGGCAAACGGAGATTTCTTTGACGCATTCTTGCGGGGGGGCAGTAACTACAACGGCGGCGAACCCCCGTACTACGAGGATACGCACGACGCGAACGGTAACTATACCGGACCGTCGCGCGGTTTTGCGCCGCAGCAAAATCCGCAGCCGACCACTCCGCCGTACTACGGCGCGCAACAGGCTCAGCCGTCGTACACACCGCCACCGCAGCCGCAGTATCAAAACAATGCAACCGGCTACACGCCGCCGCCGACTACGGCGCACCAACGCACAGAGTACAATCTCGGCAATCCGCCGAGGTTTGCGCAGGTCCCGCCGCCGAATACCAATCCGCAGCCCATTCCGCTGCCTAATGCCAATCAGTACATTCCGCCCCAGCTCAACCAAAACTTCGTAGTATACCAGCCGCGCTCTACTGCGGACGTAGAACAGCTTATAGCGTATCTTCGCCGCCGCGAGCCCGCGCTCGTCGATCTCGACCCGATAGCGGATTCGCCCGACGCACAGCGGCTTATGGACTTCATATCGGGCGCAGCGTACGCGCTAGGCGACGGTGTGCTTACGATCCGTCGCAACCTCTTTTTGATCACACCCGACACCATAGACGTTTTGAAACCGGAGAGCGAGAAGTAA
- a CDS encoding dihydroorotate dehydrogenase electron transfer subunit, translated as MKPIKAQLIIKSIEKHGNNIYRVECESEQKLPPIHAGQFAHLKVPNKDLRRPICVYRNTERTITFIIADVGEGTHALLSQGKGARFDALLPLGNGFPILPDKTNIAVLGGGTGCAPLLKIAEDNPSLNTTAILGFPNAAVKDAYGNDFDKHFKRVCYCTDDGSLGYKGFPTELLTEIVPEVLYVCGAPGMVRTAKEYCRKLGVIGFVSMEQRMGCGVGACLVCSVKVMQDGKEKLLRACADGPVFPIEDLLL; from the coding sequence ATGAAACCGATCAAAGCTCAACTTATAATCAAGTCGATAGAAAAACACGGGAACAATATTTACCGCGTAGAATGCGAGAGCGAGCAAAAGCTTCCGCCTATCCACGCGGGACAGTTCGCGCATCTAAAAGTGCCGAACAAGGATCTGCGCCGACCGATTTGCGTATACCGCAATACCGAGCGCACGATCACGTTCATTATAGCCGACGTGGGTGAGGGTACGCACGCGCTATTGTCGCAGGGTAAGGGCGCTCGGTTCGATGCGCTTCTTCCGCTCGGTAACGGATTCCCCATACTGCCCGACAAAACGAATATCGCGGTGCTCGGCGGCGGTACGGGCTGCGCGCCGCTACTTAAAATCGCCGAGGACAATCCGTCGCTCAATACAACGGCTATTCTCGGTTTTCCCAATGCGGCGGTCAAGGACGCGTACGGCAATGATTTCGATAAGCATTTCAAGCGCGTGTGCTACTGCACCGACGACGGAAGCCTGGGGTATAAAGGTTTCCCGACCGAGCTCTTGACCGAAATCGTGCCGGAGGTCTTATACGTTTGCGGCGCGCCCGGCATGGTGCGCACGGCTAAGGAATACTGCCGCAAGCTCGGCGTGATCGGGTTTGTCAGCATGGAACAGCGCATGGGCTGCGGCGTCGGCGCGTGCCTTGTGTGTTCGGTCAAGGTCATGCAGGACGGCAAAGAAAAGCTTCTTCGTGCCTGTGCCGACGGACCTGTATTTCCTATTGAGGACTTACTTCTTTAG
- a CDS encoding TrmH family RNA methyltransferase — MVKKYKKTDRSSYTLGATVTMELLNKKPECARTVYISPKSDVAAVKNKANALGLNVVEGEKAFNILSPKENCFVIGEFDKFESTVVADRHHIVLVNPSNSGNLGTIIRDIAAFDCADLVIIKPAVDIFDPKTVRASMGAVFDINFQCFDSFDEYVESVGAGHEIVPFMLCGSPFGKKDFSGDKKYSLVFGNEATGLPQEFSKYNAVRIEQSNKVDSLNLSVATSIALYKLYVSGV, encoded by the coding sequence ATGGTGAAGAAATATAAAAAGACCGATCGCTCGTCGTATACACTCGGCGCGACGGTCACAATGGAGCTATTGAATAAAAAGCCCGAGTGCGCGCGGACGGTTTACATATCGCCTAAGTCCGACGTAGCGGCTGTAAAGAATAAGGCTAACGCGCTTGGTCTCAACGTAGTCGAGGGAGAGAAAGCTTTTAATATTTTAAGCCCCAAAGAAAACTGCTTCGTAATAGGCGAGTTCGATAAGTTCGAAAGTACGGTAGTCGCCGACAGGCACCATATAGTGCTCGTAAACCCGTCAAATAGCGGCAACCTCGGCACTATCATTCGCGATATAGCTGCGTTCGATTGCGCCGATCTCGTGATAATCAAACCCGCCGTCGATATCTTCGATCCCAAAACGGTACGTGCGAGTATGGGCGCGGTTTTCGATATAAACTTCCAATGCTTCGACAGTTTCGACGAGTATGTGGAAAGTGTAGGCGCAGGGCATGAAATCGTTCCGTTCATGTTGTGCGGCAGTCCGTTCGGTAAAAAGGACTTTTCGGGCGATAAAAAATACTCGCTGGTGTTCGGCAACGAGGCTACGGGCTTGCCGCAGGAGTTTTCCAAGTATAACGCAGTTAGGATAGAGCAATCGAATAAAGTTGACAGTCTTAATCTGTCGGTCGCAACCTCGATCGCGCTGTATAAGCTATACGTTTCTGGGGTGTGA
- a CDS encoding RluA family pseudouridine synthase gives MTTVYCTEGGARLDLFLSEETELTRSHIKNLIDDGRVSIGGVQAFKAGQTVKTGDEVTFDDDVAVVDILPQEIPLDVVYEDDDLAVINKQRDLVVHPGAGNADGTLVNALMFRYGDKLSSAYGKVRAGIVHRLDKDTTGLLVVAKTDFAHAALSAQFAEHSVNKLYRAIVDGIIKQDSGVIDAAIARDKKNRLKMAVDRNGRHAVTEYTVLERYKNNCYVEFKLLTGRTHQIRVHCAHIHHPISCDPLYGGTTKLKANGQLLHSRTLEFTHPLSGERMGFTANEPPDFLSALEILRSK, from the coding sequence ATGACGACCGTTTACTGCACCGAGGGCGGCGCGCGGCTCGACCTATTTCTCAGCGAAGAAACGGAGTTGACGCGTTCGCACATAAAGAATCTTATCGACGACGGCAGGGTATCTATCGGCGGCGTACAAGCATTCAAGGCGGGGCAGACGGTTAAAACAGGCGACGAGGTGACTTTCGACGACGACGTAGCGGTCGTCGATATTTTGCCGCAGGAAATTCCGCTCGACGTGGTCTACGAGGACGACGATTTGGCCGTTATAAACAAGCAGCGCGATCTTGTGGTTCACCCCGGCGCGGGAAATGCCGACGGCACGCTCGTCAACGCGCTGATGTTCAGGTACGGGGACAAGCTGTCCTCCGCATACGGCAAGGTGCGCGCGGGTATAGTCCACCGCCTCGATAAGGACACTACAGGGCTTTTGGTAGTCGCCAAAACCGATTTTGCGCACGCGGCGCTATCCGCGCAGTTTGCCGAGCATTCTGTCAATAAGCTGTACCGCGCGATAGTTGACGGTATTATCAAGCAGGATAGCGGCGTTATCGACGCGGCGATCGCGCGCGACAAAAAGAACAGGCTGAAAATGGCGGTCGACCGCAACGGGCGGCACGCCGTAACCGAGTATACTGTGCTCGAACGGTACAAAAATAATTGTTACGTCGAGTTCAAGCTATTAACGGGCAGAACGCACCAAATACGCGTTCACTGCGCGCATATTCATCACCCCATATCGTGCGATCCGCTCTACGGCGGCACGACCAAGCTAAAAGCAAACGGACAGCTTTTGCATTCCCGCACGCTCGAATTTACGCACCCACTGTCGGGCGAACGCATGGGCTTTACGGCAAACGAGCCGCCCGATTTTCTGAGCGCGCTTGAAATACTACGCTCTAAATAA